In one Cloacibacillus porcorum genomic region, the following are encoded:
- a CDS encoding SIR2 family NAD-dependent protein deacylase yields the protein MYSRISTVRYTRDCCAEPVERLKEALAGAEAVLVGAGAGFSASAGLVYTGPRFEENFADFIAVYGFADMYSAGFHRYSSLEEHWAYWSRHIYLNRYAQPVGRPYLELLELLRGRDYFVLTTNVDHQFPRAGFEEERLFRTQGDYGLWQCSVPCHDKTYGNEAAVRRMVAEQRDMRVPAELVPYCPRCGAPMCMNLRVDGSFVEDAGWHVAKARYLAFLRRTEGSRLLFLELGVGGNTPGIIKYPFWRMTAANPHALYICVNSGEAFAPKELGERALCIDCDIAPLFAAAVGRAAGEA from the coding sequence ATGTATTCAAGGATATCGACCGTGAGATATACGCGGGACTGCTGCGCTGAGCCCGTGGAGAGGCTGAAAGAGGCGCTGGCGGGCGCGGAGGCCGTTCTTGTGGGGGCGGGCGCGGGTTTTTCCGCCTCCGCGGGGCTCGTCTATACGGGGCCGCGCTTCGAGGAAAATTTCGCCGATTTTATCGCGGTTTATGGTTTTGCCGACATGTATTCGGCTGGCTTCCACCGCTACTCCTCGCTTGAGGAGCATTGGGCCTATTGGAGCCGCCATATCTATCTCAACCGCTACGCCCAGCCTGTGGGGAGACCCTACCTGGAGCTGTTGGAGCTCCTGCGCGGCAGGGATTATTTCGTTCTGACGACGAATGTCGACCACCAGTTCCCGCGGGCCGGTTTTGAGGAGGAACGCCTCTTCCGCACGCAGGGCGATTATGGCCTCTGGCAGTGTTCCGTGCCCTGCCATGATAAGACATACGGCAACGAGGCGGCTGTGCGGCGGATGGTCGCCGAACAGCGCGACATGCGCGTACCGGCGGAACTGGTGCCCTATTGTCCGCGCTGCGGCGCGCCGATGTGCATGAACCTCCGCGTCGACGGCAGCTTCGTTGAGGACGCGGGCTGGCACGTGGCTAAGGCGCGTTATCTGGCCTTTTTGCGGCGCACGGAGGGTTCGCGCCTGCTCTTTCTTGAGCTCGGCGTGGGCGGCAACACCCCCGGGATCATAAAGTATCCCTTCTGGCGGATGACGGCGGCCAATCCCCACGCGCTCTATATCTGCGTGAATAGCGGCGAGGCCTTCGCCCCGAAGGAGCTTGGGGAGCGCGCCCTCTGTATTGACTGCGACATCGCCCCGCTG
- a CDS encoding transposase → MRKRKTEERIRAIEMHKQGIPRRRIAEELGVSPDSIKTWISLYKSGQKDLLDDTRKKRTYSKAVKLEAVSAHLEEGRTMVDVTSSFNISSPSLLRRWCKEFIEQGDISSSKQDCPDKKLEVTNSIEKIKELEMQVDVLKKALELQRW, encoded by the coding sequence ATGCGTAAACGTAAAACGGAAGAAAGAATAAGAGCAATTGAGATGCACAAACAGGGAATTCCACGAAGGCGGATTGCTGAAGAACTTGGTGTTAGTCCTGATTCTATTAAAACATGGATATCTTTATATAAGAGCGGACAGAAGGACTTACTGGATGATACAAGGAAAAAAAGAACCTACAGCAAGGCTGTAAAACTTGAAGCTGTTTCGGCTCATTTAGAAGAGGGACGTACTATGGTAGATGTTACCTCATCTTTTAACATTTCAAGTCCCTCTCTTTTAAGACGATGGTGTAAGGAATTTATCGAACAAGGGGATATTTCTAGTTCAAAACAAGACTGTCCAGATAAGAAATTGGAAGTTACAAATAGCATAGAAAAGATTAAAGAGCTGGAAATGCAGGTCGACGTATTAAAAAAAGCCTTAGAGCTGCAAAGGTGGTGA
- a CDS encoding HAMP domain-containing sensor histidine kinase produces MRNLSVKARVTIWFTLLMLLITAASLGFVITVGGSMMESYSLTRLAEMVNDNADELRYGKKGLEVDDDFEPYAGGAYTLIYDEAGTLLYGRVPAGFNPREPFLEGEPYLVGSSGGDFYLYDRRAEGGRLWLRGVLPLSAAGGFPLVAARLAFFILPLLVLLAAAGGYLIARRAFRPIDKIVAAADAISEGRDLSARIGLPPRGDEIHRIASSFDNMFRRLEASFEAEKQFASDASHELRTPTAVILAQCESLERGERTAAEYAEGIAAIRRQALKMSKLIGALLQITRLEQGTVKASFERADLSELVGVVCRESRLLWREAVLETEIEEGIFADIDVALMSRLTGNLLENAFKYGGGLVRVSLHREHERVILSVSDNGEGIPPAELEKIWNRFYRLEKSRSGGGLGLGLALVRQIADIHGARVTAESGAEGTVFTLLLPVKSQGSEPFKV; encoded by the coding sequence ATGAGGAATCTTTCGGTCAAGGCGCGCGTCACCATATGGTTCACGCTCCTGATGCTGCTGATCACGGCGGCCTCGCTGGGCTTTGTCATCACGGTGGGCGGCTCCATGATGGAGAGTTATTCTCTGACACGCCTCGCGGAGATGGTGAACGACAACGCGGATGAGCTCCGCTACGGTAAAAAGGGCCTTGAGGTTGACGATGATTTCGAGCCGTACGCGGGCGGCGCCTATACCCTGATCTATGACGAAGCGGGCACGCTGCTTTACGGACGCGTGCCCGCTGGCTTTAATCCGCGCGAACCTTTTCTTGAGGGCGAGCCCTACCTAGTCGGCAGCAGCGGCGGAGATTTTTACCTCTACGACCGGCGGGCGGAGGGCGGCAGGCTGTGGCTGCGGGGAGTGCTCCCCCTGTCGGCGGCCGGCGGTTTCCCGCTCGTCGCCGCACGGCTCGCCTTTTTTATCCTGCCGCTGCTCGTCCTGCTTGCCGCCGCCGGGGGTTATCTGATCGCCAGACGCGCCTTTCGCCCGATAGATAAGATCGTCGCGGCGGCGGACGCGATCAGCGAAGGACGCGACCTCTCGGCGCGTATCGGCCTGCCGCCGCGCGGCGATGAGATACACCGGATCGCCTCGTCGTTCGACAATATGTTCAGGCGGCTCGAGGCCTCTTTTGAGGCGGAGAAGCAGTTCGCCTCCGACGCCTCCCATGAGCTGCGCACGCCGACGGCGGTCATCCTCGCGCAGTGTGAGTCGCTTGAGAGAGGGGAACGCACGGCGGCGGAATACGCGGAGGGGATTGCGGCGATCAGGCGGCAGGCGCTCAAGATGTCAAAGCTCATCGGCGCGCTGCTTCAGATAACGCGCCTCGAACAGGGGACGGTCAAAGCCTCTTTCGAGCGCGCGGATCTGAGCGAACTTGTCGGCGTCGTCTGCCGCGAGTCCCGGCTCCTCTGGAGGGAGGCCGTGTTGGAGACGGAAATCGAAGAGGGGATATTCGCGGATATCGATGTGGCGCTCATGTCAAGGCTGACCGGCAATCTTCTGGAAAACGCCTTCAAATACGGCGGCGGATTGGTACGCGTCTCGCTTCACCGGGAGCATGAGAGGGTAATACTCTCCGTATCCGACAACGGCGAGGGCATCCCTCCCGCCGAGCTGGAAAAGATCTGGAACCGCTTCTACCGCCTTGAAAAATCGCGTTCCGGCGGCGGTCTGGGCCTCGGACTGGCGCTGGTGCGGCAGATCGCCGACATTCACGGCGCGCGGGTGACGGCGGAGAGCGGCGCGGAGGGCACCGTTTTCACGCTGCTGCTGCCGGTAAAATCCCAGGGATCAGAGCCATTCAAAGTCTAA
- a CDS encoding IS3 family transposase, protein MVIERNIKYRIIFEFSTKHSVCGMCRFLSVSRSAYYSWLKRRGMKDKDGPLIEAIRTGQNINKNTYGYRRMTLWLNNFIGIHVNNKRVRRVMKKAGLQAEIRKKKKFKVMSGNIHSYENILNREFRSDRPNQKLVTDITYIRTKKGNIFLSMIKDLFDNSIQGYQISRNNNIKLVTDTLKKAFENNNKVVADGPILHSDQGFQYTSHAYFNLTQRYGLKVSMSRKGNCLDNACAENFFSHIKSELVNRVKWENYEEAKDAIDEYIRYYNNDRIQIKLKKAPMQYRSLFIE, encoded by the coding sequence GTGGTGATAGAAAGAAATATTAAATACAGGATCATTTTTGAATTTTCAACAAAACATTCTGTCTGTGGAATGTGTAGATTTTTGTCCGTATCACGCTCCGCATACTACAGTTGGCTAAAGCGGCGTGGAATGAAAGATAAAGACGGTCCTCTCATAGAAGCAATAAGAACGGGACAGAATATCAACAAAAACACTTATGGGTACAGGCGAATGACTCTGTGGCTCAACAACTTCATTGGCATTCATGTAAACAATAAGAGGGTAAGGCGTGTTATGAAAAAAGCGGGACTTCAAGCGGAAATAAGAAAAAAGAAAAAGTTTAAAGTGATGTCAGGAAATATCCACAGCTATGAGAATATCCTGAACAGAGAATTTCGTTCCGACAGACCAAACCAGAAACTGGTTACTGATATCACATATATACGAACAAAAAAGGGTAATATATTCCTCTCCATGATAAAAGATCTCTTTGATAATTCCATACAGGGATATCAAATCAGTCGTAATAATAATATTAAGTTAGTAACCGATACATTGAAGAAAGCATTTGAAAATAATAATAAGGTGGTCGCTGATGGACCAATCCTCCACAGCGACCAGGGGTTTCAATATACAAGCCATGCATATTTCAACCTGACACAAAGATACGGACTCAAGGTCTCAATGTCAAGGAAAGGAAATTGTTTGGATAATGCATGTGCAGAAAACTTCTTTAGTCACATTAAATCAGAACTCGTCAACCGAGTAAAATGGGAGAACTACGAGGAGGCCAAAGATGCCATAGACGAATATATAAGGTATTATAATAACGACAGGATACAGATAAAATTGAAAAAGGCTCCGATGCAATATCGAAGTCTCTTTATTGAATAA
- a CDS encoding response regulator transcription factor, whose amino-acid sequence MKILVAEDERDLNRLIAKSLEEAGHCVDRCCDGGEALDFIRASEYDAVVLDVMMPVMSGHEVVSRMRAEGSAVPVLFLTALDGVDDRVKGLDLGADDYLIKPFAFPELLARLRAITRKYAETKSTLLRVGGLVLDTASHRVSRDGRELSLSAKEFAVLEFMMRNSGVVLSRERIENNVWSYGYEGGSNVVDVYISYLRKKIDDGFEKKLLHTVNRVPQTGQRYKSSQGYQKFIQ is encoded by the coding sequence ATGAAGATACTTGTCGCGGAGGACGAACGGGATCTGAACCGCCTGATCGCCAAGTCTCTCGAAGAGGCGGGGCATTGTGTGGACCGCTGCTGCGACGGCGGCGAAGCGCTGGATTTTATCCGTGCCTCGGAATATGACGCGGTAGTGCTCGACGTGATGATGCCCGTAATGAGCGGGCATGAGGTCGTCAGCCGGATGCGCGCGGAGGGCAGCGCCGTGCCGGTGCTCTTTCTGACCGCCCTTGACGGCGTCGACGACCGGGTCAAAGGGCTTGACCTCGGGGCCGATGATTATTTGATAAAACCCTTTGCCTTTCCAGAGCTGCTGGCCCGCCTGCGGGCGATCACGCGCAAGTACGCGGAGACGAAGAGCACGCTGCTGAGGGTTGGCGGGCTGGTTCTTGATACGGCTTCGCATCGGGTGTCGCGCGACGGCAGGGAGCTCTCCCTCTCGGCGAAGGAGTTTGCCGTTCTTGAGTTTATGATGAGAAACAGCGGCGTGGTGCTCTCGCGCGAGCGGATCGAAAATAATGTCTGGAGCTATGGTTACGAGGGCGGCTCGAATGTCGTCGACGTCTATATAAGCTATCTGCGGAAAAAGATTGACGACGGCTTTGAAAAGAAGCTGCTCCACACGGTGAACAGAGTCCCGCAAACCGGACAACGCTATAAAAGCTCCCAAGGGTATCAAAAATTTATTCAATAA
- a CDS encoding protein-ADP-ribose hydrolase codes for MTQEERLGYLIKTLATEQPRYAGLELPADRGEKRALLRALFNLRPPLPADERLLAVQDEYLAEELRARGTTLAAELAPLSGDICLWQGDITTLAADAVVNAANSAMLGCFVPCHRCIDNAIHTYAGIQLRLVCHELMERQGHEEPTGGAKITPAFNLPSRYVIHTVGPIVYASLTRRERDELASCYRSCLKLAKENGLKSVAFCCISTGEFRFPNAAAAQIAVDTVREFLKEEGVGMRVIFNVFKDIDREIYAGLLR; via the coding sequence ATGACACAGGAAGAACGGCTCGGCTATCTCATAAAGACGCTGGCGACGGAACAGCCGCGGTACGCCGGTTTGGAGCTTCCCGCGGACAGGGGGGAGAAACGGGCGCTGCTGCGGGCGCTCTTCAACCTGCGCCCGCCTCTGCCCGCCGACGAGAGGCTGCTTGCGGTGCAGGACGAGTATCTCGCGGAGGAGCTGAGGGCCAGAGGGACAACTTTGGCGGCGGAGCTCGCGCCGCTGTCGGGGGATATCTGTCTCTGGCAGGGCGACATCACGACGCTTGCGGCGGATGCCGTCGTCAATGCCGCCAACAGCGCGATGCTCGGCTGCTTTGTCCCCTGCCACCGCTGTATAGACAACGCGATACATACCTACGCGGGTATCCAGCTGCGGCTCGTCTGCCATGAGCTCATGGAGCGGCAGGGTCACGAAGAGCCGACGGGCGGCGCGAAGATAACCCCGGCCTTCAACCTCCCGAGCCGCTATGTGATCCACACGGTAGGCCCGATAGTTTACGCCTCGCTGACGCGGCGGGAGCGCGACGAGCTGGCCTCCTGCTACCGTTCCTGCCTGAAGCTCGCGAAGGAAAATGGCTTGAAGAGTGTCGCCTTCTGCTGCATCTCTACTGGGGAGTTCCGCTTTCCCAACGCGGCGGCGGCGCAGATCGCGGTGGATACGGTGCGGGAGTTCCTCAAAGAAGAGGGCGTCGGAATGAGGGTGATATTTAATGTATTCAAGGATATCGACCGTGAGATATACGCGGGACTGCTGCGCTGA